Proteins co-encoded in one Pseudorhizobium banfieldiae genomic window:
- a CDS encoding glycosyltransferase, producing MAMGGRDNVGVVVIGRNEGPRLLQCLRSVQQFRSRAVYVDSGSSDDSTAIARAQGFAVVSLDPWPPFTAARARNAGLAYLLESYRGLSFVQFLDGDCLLQTNWILTGTGFLERNQQIAIVFGRRRELYPERSTFNALCDDEWDGAAGEVCECGGDILARVDALRMAGGYREHLIAGEEPEMCVRLRALGLRIWRLSEEMSLHDANLLTLRQWWRRTARAGHAYMQVYLIHRTSQHTIWGRNLIRAFFWSMLLPATATATIFIHPGIAAIGFVYPLQLIRLKRRQKSWARALYSLLGKFAEAQGALNFLSRRMAGGKPILIEYK from the coding sequence ATGGCCATGGGCGGACGGGATAACGTCGGAGTAGTGGTAATCGGCCGCAACGAAGGCCCCCGCCTGCTTCAGTGCCTGCGGTCTGTCCAGCAGTTTCGTAGCAGGGCTGTCTACGTCGATTCTGGCTCCAGCGATGACAGTACAGCAATTGCACGTGCCCAGGGCTTCGCCGTCGTAAGCCTCGATCCTTGGCCACCTTTCACCGCTGCCCGTGCTCGAAACGCTGGGCTCGCTTATCTTCTTGAGAGTTATCGCGGACTTAGCTTCGTCCAGTTTCTGGACGGCGACTGCCTCCTGCAGACGAACTGGATTCTAACCGGTACCGGCTTCCTCGAACGCAATCAGCAAATTGCCATCGTCTTCGGTCGTCGCAGGGAACTCTATCCTGAGCGATCTACCTTCAACGCGCTCTGCGATGATGAATGGGATGGCGCGGCGGGAGAGGTTTGCGAATGTGGCGGAGACATTCTGGCAAGGGTGGATGCCCTTAGGATGGCGGGCGGCTATCGCGAACACCTTATTGCCGGAGAGGAACCGGAAATGTGCGTCAGGTTGCGAGCACTCGGCCTTCGCATTTGGAGACTGAGCGAAGAGATGTCGCTGCATGACGCCAACCTGCTGACACTCCGCCAGTGGTGGCGGCGAACTGCCCGTGCCGGTCATGCTTACATGCAGGTGTACCTGATCCACCGAACCAGCCAGCATACGATCTGGGGACGCAATCTCATCAGGGCCTTCTTTTGGTCGATGCTGCTTCCCGCAACAGCCACGGCGACGATCTTCATCCATCCTGGGATTGCAGCGATTGGATTCGTCTACCCGCTACAGCTCATTCGGCTCAAGCGGCGCCAGAAAAGCTGGGCGCGAGCGCTGTACAGTCTGCTCGGAAAATTTGCGGAAGCTCAAGGCGCGTTAAACTTCCTTAGTCGCCGAATGGCGGGGGGGAAGCCCATCCTCATCGAATACAAATGA
- a CDS encoding MucR family transcriptional regulator, with the protein MAVRIVAAYVRAHNVPKAQLPSLIITVRCALRKIASSQVTGAIDVRSSAVPVENSLTPEHLVCLEDGLPFKSLKRHLREQHQMSPNDYRAKWNLVSDYPMVAPLYSEKRSQLAKKMGLGGTPKSGDRRT; encoded by the coding sequence TTGGCAGTTCGCATTGTGGCGGCTTATGTTCGTGCGCACAACGTGCCGAAAGCCCAGTTGCCATCGCTCATAATCACCGTTCGCTGCGCCTTACGAAAGATTGCGTCGTCGCAGGTAACTGGAGCTATCGACGTTCGAAGTTCGGCGGTTCCTGTTGAGAATTCGCTGACTCCGGAGCATCTAGTCTGTCTTGAAGACGGATTGCCCTTCAAGTCGCTGAAACGCCACTTGCGGGAACAGCATCAGATGAGCCCGAACGACTACCGAGCGAAATGGAACCTTGTTTCGGATTATCCAATGGTTGCCCCTTTGTATTCGGAGAAGCGTTCGCAGTTGGCAAAGAAGATGGGGTTGGGGGGCACCCCTAAGTCCGGCGACAGAAGGACATAA
- a CDS encoding O-antigen ligase family protein — protein sequence MVFIVLMSLLSVFIHLRSKEPAALYIVLLFSAPCLAVGIGIPGVFNRVLDLNLPRLLSLSLLLPVAIGLWSEPSNRSLRGVDLPAIGFWALLTALAARQDDIASVLRLLPGYFLDILLPYFVFSRIVRTRQHLDRVLTAIVVAALPLAAIGMFEFWRSWRVYYVVVLEWDIDLITPYLFRDGLLRAAVTAIEPIAFGFLCMVAAASAISITDRRISSRWRSLTVLLLLGGLGASISRGPWLGFALFVLVVLLSDSRARRTGMLAITGLLLAIYLLPMQVFERLFNLLPFVGSADRGSETYRERLFEQSLLVIQRQPLLGSKDFIAAPELQVLVQGQGIIDIVNSYLQVVLEFGLFGLALFVSVFAVLGGQLAVRWLRRKDEAAYYQGLLGLIVAIVFTIATTSSVSFIAQIYWVSAGMIAGLLRRPEVLNPAPDAERVGRDAPALQGIRVLGRGI from the coding sequence ATGGTCTTCATCGTGCTGATGTCGCTGTTGAGCGTTTTTATTCATCTCCGTTCCAAGGAACCTGCGGCCCTCTACATCGTCTTGCTTTTCTCCGCCCCGTGCCTTGCTGTCGGAATAGGAATTCCCGGGGTCTTCAATCGAGTGCTGGATCTCAACCTGCCGAGGCTTCTCAGCCTGAGTCTTCTTTTACCAGTCGCCATAGGGTTATGGTCGGAACCGAGCAATCGCAGTCTGCGGGGCGTGGACTTGCCCGCGATCGGATTTTGGGCCTTGCTCACGGCGCTCGCTGCGCGACAGGATGATATCGCATCTGTACTGCGCCTCCTGCCGGGCTACTTTCTTGATATCCTGCTTCCCTATTTCGTTTTCAGCCGGATCGTGCGCACGAGGCAGCACCTGGATCGGGTCCTTACCGCAATCGTCGTTGCTGCCCTCCCTTTGGCTGCGATCGGCATGTTCGAGTTCTGGCGCTCCTGGCGAGTGTATTATGTGGTGGTCCTCGAGTGGGACATTGACCTGATCACGCCCTACCTGTTCAGGGACGGCTTACTGCGCGCGGCCGTCACGGCGATCGAGCCGATCGCCTTTGGCTTCCTGTGCATGGTGGCGGCCGCATCAGCCATCTCCATTACGGATCGAAGAATTTCATCCCGCTGGCGCAGCCTGACAGTATTGCTTCTTCTGGGCGGTCTGGGAGCCAGTATATCTCGCGGTCCCTGGCTTGGGTTCGCGTTGTTCGTACTCGTGGTACTTCTTAGCGACAGCCGCGCACGGCGTACCGGCATGCTTGCCATAACCGGCCTCCTCTTGGCGATTTACCTGCTGCCGATGCAGGTCTTCGAGCGGCTCTTCAACCTATTGCCCTTTGTCGGGTCTGCGGATCGGGGAAGTGAAACGTATCGCGAGAGGCTGTTTGAACAGTCCCTGCTTGTCATTCAACGCCAACCACTGCTCGGGTCCAAGGACTTCATTGCTGCCCCCGAGCTGCAAGTTCTCGTGCAAGGGCAAGGAATTATCGACATCGTCAACAGCTACCTACAGGTGGTGCTGGAGTTTGGGCTGTTCGGACTCGCGCTTTTCGTCTCCGTGTTCGCAGTTCTTGGCGGTCAACTGGCCGTTCGTTGGCTTCGGCGCAAGGATGAAGCAGCCTATTACCAGGGGCTCCTGGGCCTAATCGTTGCGATCGTGTTCACGATCGCTACGACCAGCAGTGTATCCTTTATCGCCCAGATCTACTGGGTCAGTGCCGGAATGATTGCGGGCCTGCTGCGTCGCCCGGAGGTCCTCAACCCGGCGCCCGATGCCGAGCGTGTCGGCCGCGACGCACCCGCGCTTCAAGGGATACGGGTTCTTGGTCGTGGGATATGA
- a CDS encoding DUF982 domain-containing protein gives MEQPDPDPAWSEWSAPVLVKLGAHRRLAIKNPAEALSLLTNRWPGRRSDEYLRARHLASEFLRRRATREEVRDAFLAAISAEGFLD, from the coding sequence ATGGAGCAACCGGATCCGGATCCAGCATGGAGTGAATGGTCGGCGCCCGTCCTCGTCAAGCTGGGCGCTCACCGTAGACTTGCAATCAAAAATCCCGCCGAAGCCCTCTCACTCCTCACCAACCGCTGGCCCGGGCGTCGGAGCGATGAATATCTCAGGGCCCGTCACCTTGCGTCCGAGTTTCTGCGTCGACGTGCTACGCGTGAGGAGGTGCGCGATGCTTTCCTCGCCGCAATCAGTGCAGAAGGCTTTCTTGACTGA